One genomic region from Mastacembelus armatus chromosome 21, fMasArm1.2, whole genome shotgun sequence encodes:
- the f5 gene encoding coagulation factor V isoform X2: protein MRLCSWAAARCLLPVLLLPTVLQVRADQPRPQERHYYIAAVEIDWKYSDDALDRFGATYKKVVFREYDKDFRQAKTHPSWLGLLGPTLRAEEGETIVVTFRNLASGAYSIHAHGVAYGKQSEGANYFDNTSQKEKEDDVVQPNSEHIYYWEVTSEVSPQPDDPSCLTYTYISHQNVVEDYNSGLIGALLICKPGSLDESGKQTDVHQEYVFLFGVFDEKESKYKPTGPASDDHVKYTINGYTKGSLPDVSVCAYTSVSLHLLGMSSEPEVFSVHMNGHVLQQTGHKVSSVGLISGSSVTASTMSLHTGRWLLSSHTIKHMEAGMHGFVNVMKCDGFEAPRRRMTIAQQRQSREWKYYIAAEEIVWDYAPNMHEHVDEDFKFQYLRQSSTRIGRRYKKAVYTLYNNESFSERLESKQRKDELGILGPVIRAQIRDVIKIVFKNLASRPYSIYPHGLTIEKSEEGVNYPEGGNQTRGVQPGETYTYVWRVVEEDEPLEGDSRCLTRMYHSAVDTPRDIASGLIGPMLICKSQSLNVRNVQLKADKEQHAMFAVFDENKSWYLDSNIRQYCDRSRVNKADPEFYKSNVMHTINGYAFESGPLLGFCNGEIATWHVSSIGAQDYVQTATFYGHTFELNRRTEDFLSLYPMTGETITMSMDNIGVWLLSTLNSHETTKGMRVKFQDVECYRDFQYEYNDYDDPTPKKEFTEWKPLPLDHIKKEEEILKHVLEKVAETDEYTDLFADELGLRSLKNQSVASDMEKLDLSFLDYDVVDVLQGDVNVTGLKSKIETSSPNPNTPNGTSLSSSTDTDDVNHTVVNLLNQSSSGNTTHMQNSSAPSGFDSSPVHTPENLTVFSVLLQIDNITTNNSTGEIVSPLDDISASDTKNTTVPNATGLSVLGSVFIEMINRIRATLLETADLIITTLGNLSSTVEAARVNVTLTGDNQTSVGSEEKFNRGDVFSYSVPLSDPSSDSLHSPPEGNVSATTLSHREEADVGEGNISSTDRLILELELGKLFNKSDANDSLVDGAELENGPQIDSSSSRDNVTHILLLHELNRTSAMETFSNETEFLGNLSLSSEAVRTNGSEEHSEEVFIYLKENNTQVIKTTSVKTQGHNWTYEGVHEMVPMETPDHMIKYFEKETPQITPTPKKIKKVTLRQRPHKGQGMKTKKRKEYKPQARSGLPFSPRGFNPGMTPRGSRPLSPEPFSNEEQLINMPVVIGVPRPDFSDYELYVPGDEPTRLGLDEHDVKADEYEYVTYKDPYSGHENIKHLNLDETTKYYLKFSGPNVKTYFIAAEEVEWDYGGYGQRRQDKSEHNSRETTFTKVVFRGYLDSSFTTPDVRGEIDEHLGILGPVIKAEVEQSIMVVFRNNANRPYSLHPNGVSYTKQTEGLSYEDGSTYWYKYDNEVQPNTTFTYLWKVSPMVGPSPEESNCRTWAYYSGVNPERDIHSGLIGPLLVCRQGTLDRDLTDMRDFMLLFMTFDESQSWYYEKNREMTQRKNRRRLMDPNFKEHLKFHTINGIIYNLKGLRMYTNQLVCWHLISMGSPKDFQSVHFHGQTFLQKKTTSYRQAVYPLLPGGFATLEMYPSKPGLWQLETEVGFNQQKGMQTLFLVLDNDCYRPLGLESGSVKDDQITAVNVRGYWVPHLARLNNQGKYNAWSTEQNNSWIQVDFQRPVVISQVATQGAKQLFHSHYVTKYSISYSTDRRKWIFYKGDSRDLRKVFTGNQDAYGTKRNTFYPPVVGRFIRLHPVDWYSKATVRMEFYGCELDGCSVPLGVESGLIEDHRITASSMASSWYGGPWKPSLARLNRPGTINAWQAKYNDMNQWLQVELPHIKKITGIITQGAKALGKEMYVMSYILQYSDNGVHWNQYTDDENLPFKIFSGNKNNSDHVKNYIYPPIFSRFIRIIPKTWTISITLRIELLGCEFE from the exons ATGAGGCTCTGTTCCTGGGCTGCAGCTCGGTGTCTCCTGCCCGTCCTGCTTCTCCCGACCGTCCTTCAGGTCAGGGCAGACCAGCCTCGACCCCAGGAGAGACACTACTACATCGCTGCTGTCGAGATAGACTGGAAATACTCTGACGATGCCTTAGACAG GTTCGGTGCCACCTATAAGAAAGTGGTCTTTCGGGAGTATGACAAAGACTTCAGACAGGCTAAGACTCATCCCTCCTGGTTAG gtctGCTGGGACCCACACTGAGGGCCGAGGAGGGGGAGACTATTGTCGTCACATTCAGAAACCTGGCGAGTGGAGCGTACAGCATCCACGCACACGGGGTCGCTTACGGGAAACAGTCGGAGG GAGCCAACTACTTTGACAACACAtctcagaaagagaaagaggatgaTGTAGTGCAGCCCAACTCTGAGCACATTTATTACTGGGAGGTAACATCAGAGGTCTCCCCCCAGCCCGACGACCCCTCCTGTCTCACCTACACCTACATATCCCACCAAAATGTTGTGGAGGACTACAACTCAGGCCTCATCGGCGCTTTGCTCATCTGCAAACCCG GAAGTCTGGATGAGTCTGGGAAGCAGACTGATGTCCACCAGGAGTATGTGTTCCTCTTTGGGGTTTTTGATGAGAAAGAGAGCAAGTACAAACCAACTGGCCCCGCCTCAGACGACCACGTTAAATACACCATCAATGGATACACAAAGGGATCACTGCCAG ACGTCAGCGTGTGTGCCTACACCTCCGTGAGCCTGCACCTGCTGGGGATGAGCTCCGAGCCGGAGGTCTTCTCGGTGCATATGAACGGCCATGTGCTGCAGCAGACCGGCCATAAAGTGTCGTCGGTGGGTCTGATCAGCGGCTCCTCCGTCACCGCCAGCACGATGTCTCTGCACACGGGCCGCTGGCTGctctcctcacacaccatcAAGCACATGGAGG CTGGCATGCATGGCTTCGTCAATGTGATGAAGTGCGATGGCTTTGAGGCACCCCGCCGACGGATGACCATTGCACAACAAAGACAAAGCAGGGAGTGGAAGTACTACATAGCTGCAGAGGAGATCGTCTGGGACTATGCTCCTAACATGCACGAGCATGTTGATGA GGACTTCAAGTTCCAGTACCTGAGACAGTCATCAACACGCATCGGTCGAAGGTACAAGAAGGCCGTGTACACTCTGTACAACAACGAGTCATTTAGTGAGAGGCTGGAGAGCAAACAGAGGAAAGATGAGCTGGGAATCCTGGGCCCAGTGATCAGAGCTCAAATCAGAGACGTTATCAAG ATTGTTTTTAAGAACTTGGCCTCCAGGCCCTACAGTATCTACCCACATGGTCTGACAATAGAGAAGTCAGAAGAAGGCGTCAACTACCCAGAAGGAG GAAACCAGACTCGTGGCGTTCAGCCGGGCGAGACCTACACCTACGTGTGGAGAGTGGTCGAAGAGGACGAGCCTTTAGAAGGAGACTCCCGCTGTCTGACACGGATGTACCACAGTGCAGTGGACACGCCACGAGACATCGCCTCAGGACTGATAGGACCGATGCTCATTTGCAAGAGTCAGTCCCTCAATGTCAGGAACGTGCAG CTGAAAGCAGACAAGGAGCAACATGccatgtttgctgtgtttgatgAAAACAAGAGCTGGTACCTGGATTCCAACATTCGTCAGTACTGTGATCGATCCAGAGTCAACAAGGCAGACCCAGAGTTTTATAAGTCCAATGTCATGCACA CGATAAACGGTTATGCCTTTGAGAGCGGCCCACTGTTGGGCTTCtgcaatggggaaattgcaaCCTGGCATGTGTCAAGCATCGGAGCACAGGACTACGTCCAGACAGCTACGTTTTATGGTCATACATTCGAGCTGAACAGGCGGACAGAGGACTTTCTCAGCCTCTACCCAATGACAGGAGAAACCATCACCATGAGCATGGACAACATCG GTGTCTGGCTCCTGTCAACTCTAAATTCCCATGAGACAACCAAAGGAATGCGTGTTAAGTTTCAAGACGTCGAGTGCTATCGCGACTTCCAGTATGAGTACAATGACTATGACGATCCAACACCAAAGAAAGAATTTACTGAGTGGAAGCCTCTACCCTTGGACCATATcaagaaggaagaggagatcCTGAAACATGTGCTGGAAAAGGTAGCGGAGACAGACGAATACACAGATCTGTTTGCAGATGAATTAGGTCTCAGGTCACTGAAGAACCAGTCTGTGGCCTCTGATATGGAGAAGCTGGACCTCTCCTTCCTCGACTATGATGTTGTCGATGTGCTGCAGGGAGATGTGAATGTCACAGGGTTAAAGAGTAAAATTGAGACGTCTTCTCCAAACCCAAATACACCGAACGGGACGTCATTGTcaagcagcacagacactgatGACGTAAACCACACTGTGGTGAATCTGCTGAACCAGAGCTCCAGTgggaacacaacacacatgcagaacagcagtgcTCCATCGGGTTTTGACAGTTCTCCTGTGCATACACCAGAGAACCTAACAGTTTTTTCTGTATTGCTGCAGATTGACAATATAACCACCAATAACAGCACAGGTGAGATTGTCTCACCTCTAGATGATATTTCAGCGTCTGACACTAAGAACACAACAGTTCCCAATGCCACGGGATTATCAGTGCTCGGGAGTGTATTTATAGAGATGATCAATCGTATTAGAGCAACATTACTGGAAACTGCTGATCTTATAATAACAACACTTGGAAATTTGAGTTCCACTGTGGAGGCTGCAAGAGTGAATGTAACGCTGACTGGTGATAACCAAACCTCTGTGGGCTCAGAAGAGAAATTTAACAGAGGGGATGTGTTTTCTTACTCTGTGCCTCTTTCTGATCCCAGCAGCGACAGCCTGCACAGTCCACCAGAGGGCAATGTGTCTGCCACCACCCTGTCACACAGGGAAG AGGCTGATGTTGGAGAGGGTAacatcagcagcacagacagactcATCCTCGAGTTGGAGTTGGGTAAACTGTTCAACAAAAGCGACGCCAATGACTCTCTAGTGGACGGAGCAGAGCTGGAAAATGGACCTCAAATTGATTCCTCTTCCAGCAGAGACAATGTGACACATATTTTGCTTCTTCACGAGCTGAACCGCACGTCGGCCATGGAGACTTTCTCCAATGAGACTGAGTTTTTAGGTAACCTGTCCCTCTCCAGCGAGGCAGTAAGAACCAATGGTTCTGAGGAGCACAGTGAAGAGGTGTTTATCTACctgaaagaaaataatacacagGTTATTAAAACCACCTCTGTCAAAACACAGGGCCACAACTGGACCTATGAGGGAGTTCACGAAATGGTACCCATGGAGACTCCTGACcacatgataaaatattttgagaAGGAGACCCCTCAAATAACACCAACTCCAAAAAAGATAAAGAAGGTGACCCTCCGACAGCGGCCCCACAAGGGTCAAGGCATGAAAACCAAGAAGAGGAAGGAATACAAGCCTCAAGCGAGGAGTGGTTTACCGTTTTCACCTCGTGGATTCAATCCAGGTATGACCCCACGTGGGTCCCGACCCCTTTCTCCAGAACCTTTCTCAAATGAGGAGCAGCTAATTAACATGCCAGTGGTCATTGGTGTGCCTCGGCCCGATTTCAGCGACTACGAGCTGTACGTTCCTGGGGACGAACCGACTCGCCTAGGGCTGGATGAGCATGATGTGAAAGCAGATGAATATGAGTATGTGACCTACAAAGACCCCTATAGTGGACATGAGAACATCAAGCATCTCAACCTGGATGAAACCACCAAGTACTACCTGAAGTTTTCAGGGCCAAATGTGAAGACTTACTTCATTGCTGCAGAGGAGGTTGAGTGGGACTATGGCGGCTATGGGCAGAG GAGACAAGACAAGTCGGAACACAACAGTCGAGAGACTACGTTCACCAAGGTGGTTTTCCGCGGCTACTTGGATAGTAGCTTCACCACACCTGATGTCCGTGGGGAGATAGATGAGCATTTAGGCATCCTGGGGCCTGTCATTAAGGCGGAGGTTGAACAAAGCATCATG GTGGTGTTCAGGAACAATGCCAACCGTCCCTACTCCTTGCATCCAAATGGAGTTTCCTACACCAAACAGACAGAAGGTCTGTCATATGAAGATGGCTCCACATACTGGTATAAATATGACAATGAGGTTCAACCCAACACCACCTTCACATATCTGTGGAAAGTCAGTCCTATGGTTGGGCCATCGCCTGAGGAGTCCAACTGTCGGACCTGGGCCTACTATTCAGGTGTAAATCCT GAAAGAGACATCCACTCTGGCCTGATTGGGCCCTTGCTGGTGTGCCGACAGGGCACCCTGGACAGGGACCTAACGGACATGAGGGACTTCATGCTGCTCTTCATGACCTTTGATGAGTCGCAGAGCTGGTACTATGAGAAGAACCGTGAGAtgacacagaggaaaaaccgAAGGAGACTTATGGATCCCAACTTCAAGGAGCACCTCAAGTTCCACA CCATCAACGGCATCATATACAACCTCAAGGGCCTGAGGATGTACACCAACCAGCTCGTGTGTTGGCACCTCATCAGCATGGGTTCTCCCAAAGACTTCCAGAGCGTCCACTTCCACGGGCAGACATTCCTGCAGAAGAAGACCACCAGCTACAGACAGGCTGTGTACCCGCTGCTGCCTG GAGGCTTTGCCACTCTGGAGATGTATCCATCCAAGCCGGGCCTGTGGCAGCTGGAGACAGAAGTTGGTTTTAACCAGCAGAAGGGCATGCAGACCCTCTTCCTGGTTCTGGATAATG ACTGCTACCGTCCTCTGGGACTAGAATCAGGCAGCGTGAAAGACGACCAGATAACAGCAGTCAACGTCAGAG GATACTGGGTGCCTCATCTTGCCAGACTGAACAATCAGGGTAAATACAACGCATGGAGCACAGAACAGAACAACAGCTGGATTCAG GTGGACTTCCAGAGACCGGTTGTGATCAGCCAGGTGGCCACGCAGGGCGCCAAGCAGCTGTTTCACTCCCACTACGTGACCAAGTACTCCATCTCTTACAGCACCGACCGCCGGAAGTGGATCTTCTACAAGGGCGACAGCAGGGACCTCAGGAAG GTATTCACTGGGAACCAGGACGCCTACGGGACAAAGAGAAACACCTTCTATCCTCCCGTGGTTGGACGGTTCATCAGGCTTCACCCTGTCGACTGGTACAGCAAAGCCACGGTCCGCATGGAGTTCTACGGCTGTGAGCTCGACG GCTGCTCGGTGCCTCTGGGGGTGGAGAGCGGACTGATAGAGGACCATCGCATCACGGCCAGCTCCATGGCCTCCAGCTGGTACGGCGGACCCTGGAAACCCAGCCTCGCACGCCTCAACAGGCCGGGCACCATCAACGCATGGCAGGCTAAG TATAATGACATGAACCAGTGGCTTCAAGTAGAGCTGCCCCACATTAAGAAGATCACAGGTATCATAACGCAGGGAGCCAAGGCTCTGGGGAAAGAGATGTACGTCATGTCCTACATTCTGCAGTACAGCGACAATGGGGTTCACTGGAACCAGTACACAGATGATGAGAACCTCCCATTCAAG ATTTTttctggaaataaaaataacagcgACCATGTGAAGAACTACATTTACCCTCCCATCTTCTCCCGCTTCATCCGAATCATCCCCAAAACCTGGACGATCTCCATCACCCTGAGGATAGAACTGCTGGGCTGCGAGTTTGAGTGA